The sequence AACAAGACAATTATCTAATTAATATAATAAAGAAGTCGCCTTGATTTCTGTATTATCTAGAGCGTCTGAAGGGTTGTGCTGCCGGTGGAGCAcccaggcactctcctgatctgcgccgaGAGATCTGGGTGTACCAAACCAAGGACAACGACAACAATGGGGAGACTGATGACAGTGGCGAGACATTTAAAACGCGAGGTCCGTATATTTAgtatgcttttcctgaatcttgctaAGAAGTCACAAAAAATTCAATGGTTATTATTTACGTCTTACCTGAAATAATTAAGATGACCGTGCTTGGTGCAATCAGAGTTGACACGAGAAGAGCAATCTGGTAGGCAATAAAGAGCGGTGACACTCGATAGCTGAACAGCCGAATGATCTTCCACTGTTTGATCATTAGTAGCAGGTTAGCAATGGTGGAGGCGATCCAACGTCGACGCTGTTTATAGAACTCCTCAAAGTCACTGGGACAGTGTGTGGAGTTCTTTGAGGCTGCGCAGTACTCAATTCTCCAGCCGCTCTGAATCTGAAATGTGACGATTTTGTGCGTGAATGGATAAAACAAACGACTAATACAAATGAAAAAATAGATAGATGGTGAAACAGATCCTCACCAACAGGGTACACAGCCAGCGATCTTCTCCCATGTCTTTAGTGAGAAAGTCGAACGCGTGTTCCACACTGGTAGAGTATACTGTGAGGACCTCCTGGAGGGCGACACACCGGTACACGCTAAAACTTCCCGGAGCACAGAGCACCGACCCCAGAACATGTTCTGCTGTCTGGAAAAGAAGGAGAAACAGTGATCTAATTTGCTGTCACCTGACTATAACACTTGCACCTCTGAATATTTGTAACAATTGGCTTCTTTAAACGGACCATAATCCTTTCTCAGCAATGATATCCAGAAATACAACAGTAGCTGTTTGATCACTGGCCTCAAAATACGTTTTGCCGCATTTtctttagtttgtttatttttacaaaaatattactgtgacaatattattttttctcCTACTTTTCTTcttacaataaaatatattgaattTACAGAACATTATTATGTCATTCACAACCTGTGCTTCACTACATTTACTGAAGTCAAATACTCGGTTACCAATCCATGCATCAGAATTCGATAACACGCAGTGGCGTCACAGGAAGTGACAACCGATCGTGGTGATCAAGCGTAACTATTGCCCAGAAATGTTCACAGCCGATTGGTACAAGACTGTCTGCTTGAATGACATTGATATAAGGCTAAGTGGGATTAGGTTTTACGAGGCCTTtgacaatattttaacaatatcacaACGAGGGGCACTGGAAAcgagcttcatacattgtaatcATGTAAGGATTCGAAATCGGGCCTCCGGAGTCACGAgcaaacggtttaaccactagactacgtCACCAAATGACCGATGTTTCTGCGTGTCACTGAGAGTAAGAAAACACCTACCTTCTGAAACCAGTGTCCTATTGCATACTCAAACACTTGATACCATACAAGAGGTCCACTTCCGATTGGGTGGGTGCGTGCGCATACTGCACCAACATTGGGGTCACGTGTCATGAGATGAAGCAGTGCCTCCACCGAATCCGGAGTAAATGCTACATCACCATCCGTCGTTAGGATGAAGCAGTCTTCATCAATCGCTGATAACACGAAACAAAGCAGAGCACATTAATGGTTTTATATGCATCAGTATCAAGCAACTATTCTTCCCCAAAAATAATTGTGAACTCTAAAGAGCAGTTGTTCTACAGTTATATCTTAATAGAACAAAAAGTCTCATAGAACATGATGTAGTCAAAGTAATACACTTCCCCATTAGACTTGACTGAAGTCTCTCCGCCATTGTGATATAAGCCCACTGCATTCAAAGAATACTTTACATGCTACAGTTTCTGATCGAAGAATATGTGTGGATATTAAATAAATGGCTAACCTTGTGACAATCGCTATATGCTGAAGGAAAAGTTTACATTCAGTCAGAGTACATGCAAGTAGTAAAAACACTGTAAATCCATGGGATGgagatctatcttcagttgttagcgATCAACATTGTATGGTCGTTTAGACGCATATATATGATATTCTGCCCCAAATGCACCCCAAGTCACTAAATACTACACTTAGTCCATCATGTAAACTGCACTACATATAACTACTGATCTTCTTTGTCACTTTAAAACTTTAGCACTGGCTAAACTAAACCCTGATCATTGTATCGTGTTGGCTACTTACAGGTCACCAGGAAGTCGATCACATAGGACATGTACATGATCTGACTCCATCGTTTCTTGTTTCGAACCTGCAATAACAACGTTTTAAGCTGAACCAACACGCACTACAAGAGCTGGGATATTTTGAAGAAATGTCGAAATTAACTGTTCGAGCTACCCGAAGTTCGGTATCTAAGGAAGGAATACGCAGTGAACAAAATTTTATTACCAACCGACCCGACAAAAgtgctagaatctgtacttagaGAGTGCAATCCCATGCAATACCATAAAAAACATGACCACTTCCTCAATGGCTCTGATAGGTCACATAGtttatgaaacattttggtCACTTTTGAATAAAGAAAAGCATAACAGTTGCATTCTGATTCACAGACCTGTGTGATGAAAGGATTACCTTGCGTTCGTCCTTTAGGTGAATGTTAAACGTCATAGGTCTGACGTGTGGAGATGACTGTGGTAGGTCCCAGCTCAACTTCATCCCGTATGGCGTCTCAGTCTTCTTGCAGTTGTTTGTCAAGATACCTAAAGGGGTAAGGAAGTGCGAGATTAGACGCAAACAGTGATCGACGCCAATATCAGCATGGAAAGTCCCCGTAATGGGGATATTCTGAGGGCTGGCATAAACTTTCCTGACAACCCCGGCCAATCGTCCAATGTCCCTTCCAGTGCTTGATCACCCCTGTATGCTTCATAAACAAGAAACCAGAGCAATTCGTCCCCGCCGTTATTGATTTTAAGAAAGCCTAAATTAAACCACTCTGCATATCATATGTCGGTGGACTGGACGTATGAACATGTGCATGTCCGCCAAAGGTGGATACCAGCTCACAGGAAAGTGGAAAGTCATCAAAACAGATACGTACCTAGAGTTTCCTGGATCAGAGTCAGAAGCTGAAGAGGAAACTCGGTGATGTTTTTCTTCCTTATTCCACTGTCGAACATGATGTGTGACTCAAAGAACCTGTCGTTATTACCACGAGCCAAGTTGATTTGGTTGATGGACTGAAGAAGTTGTCGCATCTCGTCTTGTGTCTGTTAATACAGACGTACAGAGGAAGCAAAATAGGCAGCAAGCATTAATATCACTAAGAcggtaaaatatacattttttatcACTGACATGAGGGCAGACTCCGTTATGCTCCTTGACACCTTCAGATGAATCAACAGACAATATGATAGAATATGATATTATACAATGTAAAGGACTGGACCAACAAAATCCGCTACATAAACTATAGCATCACTTACTGTAGTGAGGCGATGTTACAGTAATAACATGACAGAGGTATGTTTTATGGCGTGTTTTCATATAACATGACCATACTGACACAGACGAAACTATTATCTTCTCTCAATGAATCCAACAGAACTTCATGAATGTGGGCACACTATATAAAGCCTGGATAGCTTTTGCTCTGTAAAATCCTTTGTTGTCATGAATATAAACACAACATTCAGCTacctctctgaacatggtagtGCAGATGTATACTCGACTTCTTCTATGAGTTGTGCGTGGGTGTTCTCTTGGCCCTGTCTGCCTGTTGAGAATCAGCCACTGCTCAAGCAGAACGCCATTGTAGGATGGCATCCAGAATATCTGAAGATAAAAATATTACCGCAATGAATGTCTGGGGCATGGTTTGGATCTTGTATTGGGCATCTGAGATAACACTTTTAGTTTGGGTCATCCAATCAAAACAATAAGTAAAAGTGACTTGTGATCAATTTCCTCAATGTTTGCCACAATAGCTATCGGCCATAACAGATTCAAGTCTCCAAAGTCAGTTGCATCACTGCTgactgtatataatcgagtaaTTACATACTGAAATATCCCACTACTGCAAGGTTAAATTTGCCCATCAGTGCATAGTACTTTTGCTGTCTCTTTGGTCTGACGACACATAAAGGCCATTGCAACATGTCCTCTTAATCACTTATTCAGATCCCTACAATTCTTCAACGCACCAGTGAGGTTGGGAATGTCAAATAATTGTACTAGAAATTGGTATTTATTGCAAATGCAGCGAAATGTCCCATCGCTTCAAGTTCATGCTGGTGAAATCGTTTCTGTTTGAATATTATCAGAATAGGCGAGCATAGGTGGCAGGCTATTTCTTCATCTTTTTTACGCACCTTACAAAGTATATCATTGTGCCTTCATACCGTGAAATCTGTAGCTGGGGATATTTAAAATTTGGTACTCTTTTGGACTTCTATTTCCCTCAACGGTTACATCATACTGAGTCACAGTACTTACTGACGATTCCTTTTGGAGGGGGACGGACATGCTTCTGAAAATCAGCAACAGTGTACAATGAAGATGAGCCAGACAGAAACACGCTGTCGCTACTATCACCGCCCACAGGTTCTTGTAGTCGTCTACACACACCCCGGGAGAGAAAGGCAAGACGACTAAACAAGAGCTTTTTACCAGTAAAACTACCACAAACAGAGGGCACGTTAGGCAGATTGGGATGGCAAAGGCCCATTTGTGTATATTCGTTTGACAGGCAAATAACGAAAGAAAGTATGCCACCAATGTTGCATGAATGTTAGTGATGAAGTAATTACAGTCACTGTTGATGACAAACTGCCAGGCCTCAAGGAATTCTTCATAAGTTTCTTTCTTCAGCAGCATGTCAGTAGTGTAGATATTGCCGTCGACGTAAAACAAAATGTAGCTGAAAACCAACACACCGACAGCTTTGACAAAGTTGGATACGATTCCCATCTTCCAAGATGTACCTGCTGACTGCACTCCACGTCCTTCCAAGTGAGTGTCAGTGTCTCCTATCCTAGAGTAAGCTACTTCTCCTGAACTCGAACTGTCAGCAGTTTCAAGTTTCGGTTTCACAGTCAGTTGCTGTATGGCTGGGACCCAAGCGACAGTGAGACAGGCAATGGCAAGAAAAACATGCCATATGTTGGTATTGTCCTGATCGAGAACCAGGAACAGTACTAATCCAAAACCAGCAACTTGAGAGACGCACCCAACCGCGGACATGGCACAAACTTCCTTGCCCCTTCGATGTCTTCGACGATGGATTGCGTAGAAAATTGTGTTGACAAGAAGTGGAACAACCAGCACAGCATTCATTAGAAGTATGATAAGGTAACCTTTGTATTTCACCAAAACCTTCAACGCAAACAAACACACTCCAAACGACTCCAGTACTGCAACACCAATACCCTGCAAAAGTAGAATGTTTTCCTGTTAGTTCTGTTTGAAATCGGTaagtatttcagtcatttaATGAAAGGTTAATAAAAGATAAAACACGACATTATGCAAGTGGTTCATATGTCAAATGCACCACTTTCACTATGCAAAAACACGTTTTAGAGTTTAATCCCTTAGGATTGCCAAAATTGAGGTTCGTTTGGATGATCACAGGCGTCTTGCTCACATGTGGGACCAAACTCGGTAAAAAAGGTATTTACTTTGACAATATTTAGTTCTTGGGGTTCCACAAGCCTTGGGATATGTGCAAGCACATGTTGCTGAAAGAAGGCTAGACAGAAGATGTGGGATAGAAACCTGACAATACTCACAGTTATCAAAGACGTGATACTCGGCCACGGCATGTCCTTCCGGAACAACGAAAGTATGACAGCTCTTAGGAAATTGAAACAATAGGGCACAAGTAAAATCAGGGCGATCATGAGAAATATTCGAGTGGCTTCTATTCTTCCCTCTCTGGTCCTCACAGAGATTGCTTCTCTAGTGGAGTTGTTGAGTTTCTTTGCCAGACCCACGATGGACAGCTTGCTGACTGACAGGCATGCGAGAAGAAGTATTCCAACCGCGATAGTCCACCACCACTTAATAAATGGTGCAAGAAATGTCGGTCTGCGGGAGGCAAGAAGTTTCTCATCAAGCCTTTCAGTAACTTTCCATTTACTGCTTACACTCAGGTCAACTTTGTGTTCAGCTTCAGAATTATCCCCTGATTTTACTGACTCTAAAGACGTGATAGAAGCCACATCCTGTTCTTTGGTGCGAAGGTGGTTGGAAGCAGCAGAAGGACCTCCATGTCCGCCATGTACAGTTTTCCTCGTCTCACCACCTCCAGAAGCAATACCTCCATGGCGAGTATGCATCGCACTTGATGGGCTCTGGTCCTTTGTACCGACAGGGGTTGCCATCTTTTCCCTTGATTGAACCAAACACCTCGTGCTCTCTAAGGTCCACCCTGTAAACATAAAGACACCAAAGTGTTGCTTGTATCTAAAAAATATCCAATTCTATTTTAGTTCATGAGATTGCACACGTATTACATTGAGAGAACGGACGTCTTTATACGGGCCtagacccgtaaagatccgcaatagaactgatcttcagtaacccatgcttgtcgtaaggtgCGACTAGCAGTATCGGGTGGGCAGGCTCACTGACTGGattgacaaatgtcattaaGTCCCAAATGCGCTGCTCATGCTTTTAACCCCTGGAGTGTCCGAGTCGGATTCGGTTGTTGACAGACTGGCGCCATATAGCCGaaatattgttatacaacaaccaaaccaaagcGCCTAATTGTAATGGTTCTGACACAAGCGAGGGAAATGCCAACCATGTTATGTATGAACTGTATCAAGTCTCATTATCTCAGAGTAACACCTTGTGTCATCCCACAACCAACTCCACGACTGTTCTATGCACTAGATAGAACGTGTAGACACCACATAGCGACTTACAAATATGACAGAGCCAACTAAACTCGACAATAGTcaagtgtatgtctgtgtgtgtgtgtttgtgtgtgtgtgtgtgtatgtgtgtgtgtgtgcgcgcgtgtgtgtgcatgtggcATGCACATAGATACGCAAGGCACGAAGCTTCTCAAGTCAGTTCTTACGATAACCTCAGCGAACGGAGGACAAGTATTCTCAACCGGAATCTACAGCGGAGGAGGATGCTCAAACTAGATAGATAACAGCACATGTAGCAGAAGTATCTTGATTGGTTATATCGCAGTAGCTATAATAGTTTATCTTCCCTAAGGTAGTGCGTATTCCAGCGATAAAATGTCGGTCTTTAAAACATCGAATCCGGACCATGAGTCACCATACTCAATGACCCACCCTACTTACTGGAAGCACTTAGTGAACTCCTTGTTCAGCCACTTGGTGGTGCGTGACTGACTGTCATTCTGTACACTGTAATCCCAATAACAGCGCACGACACTGAACGTCTTATAATGAACTTTACCAATATTATCTCGACAATGCGACGATGGCATAAAATAttcctgatcccgttagtcgactcttacgataGGTATTTAGCGAAGATTTAGTGTCTGAAATTACCACATATTAGAACAAATGTCGTTAAAATAACCCCCGAAATGtcttaaatgaccattgaaactgtCTTTCAAACGGTAATGCAAACAGAACTGTGCAAGCTCCGCACCCCCTCCCCGCCCTCCCCTATCTCGGCAGTAACCAACCACAACAGACTccctcccctccccctcccTAATGACGTGGAAGAGACGGCGGGGGAAGGACACTCAGAAGAGTCACTCGTCAAGGATGTCATTTGATTGTTTTGTTGACTGAGCCATTGAAACCAAAATTCCTAGCAGACGAGAATGTTTTGAACAGGACAGCGCTTTGTCCGCATAGTAAAATAACCACAACGTGTCCTCGAATCTAAAGTGAGGAGAATTCATCACACAGCTCTCAAAAACAggtatgtttagttttacaccgattTTAGCAAacctccagcaatatcacagggggTGAGACAATAACTTGTTGTGGGTACAAAAGACCATAGCAAAAAAATCAACCAGATTACTCGTGTGGATAATATAAAACACTAGCTTTTATTCTTCATCAGCAACATATTGTGTGTTGACCACCCCTTGTCCTTTCGCTTATAATCATGGCATTTTGAGCATCATAGTAAAATACTGTTCGTAACCTGATCATTAACTGGTACCATTACGTATATAGAGAAAAGGCAATACACCTGGCATTAGTTCGATCCGTGCAGTCGTGAAGGTGGGGTTAATATTAGTTCCATTAACCCAAgaggctaacgggatcggattcttagactcgcagacttggttgaaacatggttctcaattgcgcatatcTATGCTCATGCGGTCgaccacaggattgtctggtacagactcgactgtttacaCACCGTCGCCATATGTAGCGTAAACTAAACCCGCTTACTCACTCGTTGTGCGCTTTATCAATCGACTACATGCGTAAAAACAGGTAGATGTCATCAAACAGTCCAGCATAATTAAGATTCGATTGAACATGATCCGAGATTTATAGCGTTGGGTCCCCAAACACTGGAGATGTCCCGCATGCCACGGAACAAAACGCTCACCGAATGCCCACGAATTGTACCCACACTCGTAGTGTCTGTATAAGCGCCCATGTAGACTGACTCTTCGGCGCTGAATATATGTAACGTTGATAGAACAAACAATTACTCATAGATTGGAAAGGACCCGCAGTGTCATGCGAGATTCGGGCCCTGAATCTgacgaaatctagacttgctttatttagaaCTTTAGCACAACAGAAAGGGTTGGGCAGAGGAGACAATAATTTCCTAGACGGTGAGAGAGACTAGTACCGATTGACTGAGACTGGAGTAGCGCTGTTACTCTGTTAGTGTGTAGGAATACAATTACAGGCCAGGAAACCGGACTCACAAATTGTCTATTGGTCATGTCATCGCTCACACAACATGATGTGACGATGGCATAGTGGACCGAATGCACTTTCCTTTGAGGATATATACTAGCATCACTACACATCATAATGGaagtgttaaaggtcacatatactctaatagggtacaaatgcaaaatcacttgctgacatcgttataaatgaaaccccgtcattaaaactgctcatttcgatttttaattaccttaaatcgacctttttgtcaacagtgcacaattctcaaccgcaaacgaaatttcaaccaatcagagcggcgcgtctctgtgacgtaatagtgggtatagaaatgaaggtctgtgcagtattcatctacatttcaggggttaaactatttcgtttacaggtttgtacaaaactgaaatcgcaaaagctgttgagaaaaatgacaGCTATATGtcctcacaatctactatcatttagttttgtctcctgctttgcctagttttcgagttacaacccttgttttcatagacgattctgtcaaaatcacttagtgtcgctaggttgtaatccgtgttaggtggtataaacctacacgttatttgtcatcattcacttgatgctcagctaatgaatttataacaggtataattagtggtaacgccacttagattacccgacaaaggcccccatttggcatttcttttgtctggatcgatcaaaggattaaccgagaacacgctgattgattaattagtttcattgggatttaaatgggggatctGTCAAAAGGTAGTGATTATGTATGCACAATtgctaatctatactgaatacactcagtcgtgtctgtgtctatgtaaacaacaaccttctttcaaaggattaaccgccaaaatacattgattgattgctcattattggctaactaaataacttgaatgacgcacattatgcaattagttgccaggtgtgctatcttgggtaaccaatgaacctatacagcaatgtgaaaaacctgaaacgatacatcacgctttcgtatattagactgttaaaagacacatcacttgggaaatctgcagatgaattatatatcacttgtttttgtggacaTTGAttgatacattcctcgaagaaggtaatagcctgacattgctcctataactttaattttaatatttgcatttttttaaaaataagttgtcgtagctttcaacataatcattgttttcgtcgttaagtgtaatgatacagaccacatacactagggcgtgcgtgcgaattaagattcatataggaaaactatgaaacgTCTACaaattacattcctgttatacattcgcagatcgcttctttttattaagtttcaaaatgcatacaagtatgattataaagtgattaggattatgagaccaagtataaagacgtatactGACacgtgtctacatactggttacgttacaaaccaagtaaatttagcaagtgaagaaatttatcgcgcagtattttcacttcgaccccgacctcgcttaggttatgttacaggttttgtcatgcaaactccttgtggtaatgattcaaatacatatttatgtagttttgattttctaacttgatgagaacaaaccatacataatctcattaattcaagtggatttgacttcacgattttcaaaaatgacggCGCCCTGTcatgggatgaatgctatttaagtttcttttcaccgacttacaaaaggacaattactttctactggtagaaaaatatgtattttattgatggacaataggattttgcgtgacattgcttataacataacaatttcactcttggaagtgaggttgAGGTCAaaataacattgcttgcaatataaatgtcacttcgaccccaaaCTTGCTGAATgaattatgttaaaagttgtgtcatgcaaaatccttttggccatgattcagatgcatatttaactaccagtaaaaagtagttttgattttctaacttgatgagaacaaatcataatctcaataattctaatggACTTTAGCCTGTGACTTCCCcggtctgaggatgaatgctatttaagtttgttttcaccgacttacaaaatcaaaattactttctactggtagtaaaatatgtattttattgatggacattacgattttacatgacattgcatataacataacaatttcaagtCTTGGAATCGATCAATAAAAAAAGGGgtaaatataatattacttacgataataatgtcacttcgaccacaacctcgtttcagAGGAAGAAAGCgacatatccatgcaaaatccttttggtcaacaatgtgtagtaagcattCTTGATTTTATAAGCTCggtgaaacttgaactccattttctatcctggaagcgtgttTGGGGGCGAACCAtgcgatttagtatataccacaggcttccacaaagctcacttcgcacacactaacaaccaatttaagcacaaactacggagtctggtggaaatctgtgcttagtgacaccatcacccgaccccaaggaacaattgacggcaacacaacaattcggcatgtctttggtgacgtcgaaaaatcagcaaaatgacgagcttcctacacattttctatacatttaaatggaaatcgttccttctatgacgtcactgtagggctctggcgacacttacgtaacctgtctgcggtttcgtttgcgggcgagagagaagcagacagctttttagcaacttttaagcgcttggtattaattaaccacaagttgtttttttttaaatggtgtttcgtttatgactgaccaaaagtctttcatatgcagtgataaaaagagtaccaaaaaattgagtttagtcgTCCTTTAATAACTTGAGTGAGTAATCGAGTTTATCCTCGGTTTCATTTCCCCCGAGTGATGTATATAGTCCCAGCTAGGTTGTAAGAACTGAACAGTGACCTTGACCCAGATCGCACTTTACTGTTTCGAGCTGAGGCTTGGACAGTTCGTGGTTTGTCTCACAAACTACATTAATTAGCTTTCCTTCCGCCCAGCCCTTGCAGCAACTGTCACGCCCTagatgaaacaagtctagatttcagtTTCCCATCTCAGTCAGGTTCCATTTCCAGTTTGAaaagaattatttgtttctttctaaATTCTATATTTAGAAACTAACCCA comes from Haliotis asinina isolate JCU_RB_2024 chromosome 13, JCU_Hal_asi_v2, whole genome shotgun sequence and encodes:
- the LOC137260238 gene encoding chitin synthase chs-2-like, whose protein sequence is MATPVGTKDQSPSSAMHTRHGGIASGGGETRKTVHGGHGGPSAASNHLRTKEQDVASITSLESVKSGDNSEAEHKVDLSVSSKWKVTERLDEKLLASRRPTFLAPFIKWWWTIAVGILLLACLSVSKLSIVGLAKKLNNSTREAISVRTREGRIEATRIFLMIALILLVPYCFNFLRAVILSLFRKDMPWPSITSLITGIGVAVLESFGVCLFALKVLVKYKGYLIILLMNAVLVVPLLVNTIFYAIHRRRHRRGKEVCAMSAVGCVSQVAGFGLVLFLVLDQDNTNIWHVFLAIACLTVAWVPAIQQLTVKPKLETADSSSSGEVAYSRIGDTDTHLEGRGVQSAGTSWKMGIVSNFVKAVGVLVFSYILFYVDGNIYTTDMLLKKETYEEFLEAWQFVINSDCNYFITNIHATLVAYFLSLFACQTNIHKWAFAIPICLTCPLFVVVLLVKSSCLVVLPFSPGVCVDDYKNLWAVIVATACFCLAHLHCTLLLIFRSMSVPLQKESSIFWMPSYNGVLLEQWLILNRQTGPREHPRTTHRRSRVYICTTMFRETQDEMRQLLQSINQINLARGNNDRFFESHIMFDSGIRKKNITEFPLQLLTLIQETLGILTNNCKKTETPYGMKLSWDLPQSSPHVRPMTFNIHLKDERKVRNKKRWSQIMYMSYVIDFLVTSIDEDCFILTTDGDVAFTPDSVEALLHLMTRDPNVGAVCARTHPIGSGPLVWYQVFEYAIGHWFQKTAEHVLGSVLCAPGSFSVYRCVALQEVLTVYSTSVEHAFDFLTKDMGEDRWLCTLLIQSGWRIEYCAASKNSTHCPSDFEEFYKQRRRWIASTIANLLLMIKQWKIIRLFSYRVSPLFIAYQIALLVSTLIAPSTVILIISGGLSFAWDVSPAVSGPLQLSVAASFTFICLFTSEKTQLLSAKLLTFIFAIVMAVVIMGAAVNIADELNKHDEPGFQVSTDNLQAFGNGSATQSPPVEAFLSTVSGSSTKVSPTTIYVWTIFSVFVFAAVIHPREFLCLIYGICYLLCLPSGYLLLMIYSICNIPDKSWGTREAKNYGDVMGEPGYKRLQKIMEIICFCCIKRGASTDKALKIEVPPFEKWASSEDLKPGASSEQQSGADDDDQDEHLSIPVEEWLPTELKDYSTLFRQYGYGTTLFISGMTEKELYNIGVKDKGTRQDLLQMIEILPAFEIEYRVPNSVIEWLETVGLTEYEQNFKRNGIKKATDLCKLKSYGRQEVEKELRITMAGHIKRLLYAIQKLREPSKAEERAAKMKALVDRSQKQLLKHANIAEYDFWRQLIDECLKPTSKTFGIEAELKGRLGELRNSLLMVLAVSNSLWLILIITLAAKTQFKIFGANSIGLSILLIFGTLLGIQFLAMIIHRISTLVHFVARAPFKCGKPMATSWSFQSQLTSHDPEFQDDMETTRAITDDESTQQDAERRHIDSSSGSISATAPLLSSSTQRELKTPPF